The Arachidicoccus terrestris genome includes the window CTATCGGCAATAAACCGGGTGAAGATGAATCATTGCATGTCGTTGAGATGGATCAGACGCAGCAGATTGTCGAAGCCGATATTAAACCTGTAAAACAAAAAGGCTGGTGGAAAGAATATCTGGTTTACCTGGGTGCGCTAGCCAGTATCCCGCTGATCTTGATCCTGATTAAAAACGAGAATTTTACAACGGTATTTATGTATTCGCTGGCGGCTGTGGCAGTTCTGTATTTTCTCTTTGAACTGTTCCGGCAAAAAGAAGTCGGTGCCAAATCTAAACTGATCGCCGCCTTCATCTTTATCTTTTTCTATTTTGTTTTTGAAACTTTTTTTGAACAGGCAGGCGGTTCTCTGGCAATTTTTGCCGATAAGAACCTGCACCATACCATGCTGGGCTTTTTCACGATTGATCCGAATATCGTTAATAATTCTGCCAATTCCTTTTTTGTCTGCATTTTCGGCGCGCTCATGGGCCTTTTCTGGTTATGGCTGGCTAAACGTAAAAGAGAGCCCAATACGATCAATAAATTTGGTATCAGCTTCCTTTTAATGGCGCTGTCTTATTATTTATTTTATTACCTGCGTTTTACGGCCGATGAACAGGGATTGACTTCTTTGGGAATTTTTACCCTGGCTTATTTTGTGATATCACTGTCAGAACTTTGTCTGTCGCCAATTGGCATGTCAATTGTAACGAAGTTATCGCCAAAAAGATTACAAGGCGTCATGATCGGGATGTGGTTTTTAGCCAGTGCCTACGGGCAATATGGAGCAGGGTTATTGGGCGCCAGCATGTCTGCGGCAGAACCGGTCAAGCCGGCCCATATGGCTACTGCCGGTGAAATTATCCAGCAGAATTTTGAGCGCCTGAACAGTTATACCGAAGGGTATAAACAAATGGCGATTTACTGTTTGGCTGCAGGTGTAATACTGATTTTATGTGCCTCCTTCATCAAGAAATTAATGCGTGGCGTGCGCTAAATAAAGATTTGAATGTTAT containing:
- a CDS encoding peptide MFS transporter, translating into MAGQGQLTLEQIQDFKGKYPKQIWYMFLVEMWERFCFYGMRGVLTIFMVDQVTGGLGLSERSANLQYGTIQAFVYAFTFVGGLFADKILGFKRSLVFGALVMIAGNFIIAVNPHTFFYIGITFSVIGTGFFKPNITSMVGYLYKDGDHRRDAGFSLFYSGINLGALLGGAVCVYLGKSPDYGWAYAFIAAGTVMIIGLLTFLLTKKYIQPIGNKPGEDESLHVVEMDQTQQIVEADIKPVKQKGWWKEYLVYLGALASIPLILILIKNENFTTVFMYSLAAVAVLYFLFELFRQKEVGAKSKLIAAFIFIFFYFVFETFFEQAGGSLAIFADKNLHHTMLGFFTIDPNIVNNSANSFFVCIFGALMGLFWLWLAKRKREPNTINKFGISFLLMALSYYLFYYLRFTADEQGLTSLGIFTLAYFVISLSELCLSPIGMSIVTKLSPKRLQGVMIGMWFLASAYGQYGAGLLGASMSAAEPVKPAHMATAGEIIQQNFERLNSYTEGYKQMAIYCLAAGVILILCASFIKKLMRGVR